ttctctatatctcactctctcccttCTTCCCTTTGTACTCTTTTTCTTACCTATCTCTCCTTTCCTACCTCTCCCTTGCCCTCCCCCcctctttgtctctctctgtctctctccctctttgtctctcgatctctctctctctctcctctctgcTTCTTGGCCTCTCTAATagtctctatgtgtgtgtgtgtctccccCTATTTGGCCTTCTCTACTTCATAATCCCTCCCTCCTTTCTATCTTTACTCTTTTTcccacttctctctctctccctaactctctctctctctctctctctctctctctctctctctctctctctctctctctctctctctctctctctctctctctctctctctctctctctctctctctctctctctctctctcattactcCTTCTCTTGTCTACTCTTTTTCTTACCTCTCCATCTTTCTCTAATTACTTTCTCTACCTCTCAGTCCCTCCCTCTAATGCATTCTTTAATtctacccacctctccctctttCTTTATGCCTCCCATTACTCCTTGACTCTCTATGTATATATCTCTTACACCCTACCTTTCTCTCCCTCCGTCTCTTTCCATCTATACTCTTATTCttacctctctctacctctccctttctTTCCTTGAACCACCCTCTCTAGATATTTCTCACTCTTACCCATCCCCTTTCTCCTTacctctttgtccttctctaactctCTCTCACTCTTTATTTCTCCTTGACCCTCCATCCCTCCCCCAaatctctctctgtctctttccCTCCTTAAATCCTTTGTTCTCTACTCCTCTCTCcaactctctatctctctctctatccctctccctccctccaacACTCTCCCTTCCCTATCTTTCCCCTCTCTCTACCTAATATATGTGAGCTCTCCCCCCTCCCCAACTCTATCTCTCTCTAGCTATCCCTATCCATCTCCCTCCCTCcaactctctatctctctctagctATCCCTATCCATCTCCCTCCCTCCAACCCTCTCCCTTCCCATGTCTTTCCCCTCTCTTACCCTAATATATTTGAATGCCCACGGATGACAGTGTATGAATTTTTATAGGTATTAGAGACAATTCTGCCTAAATGCCTTAATGGCAGCTGTCCTCAAACTTTCCTGCAAATTTGCATAGATGAAATGTACACTTTATTTTCCTTCCAAAATACGTTTAAACGTTGGTGATATAATTTTGACAAAGGTGAAATGTAAGCCATTCAAAAATGGGATTAGAGGTCTATTGTACATTAAAGGTTCGTCCTATCACACAGCTAAACTTCGAATCCCTGACCTAACCTCCCTATTCCTGCCAAGACAGCTCCAAGGTATTCTGTTCTGGAGATTTCAAAGGGGCCACTTACAAAATGTATAGGATTTGCCACACGGGGCTGAGCGTGCGAGATGACAGCGCCATGAACAATCTTTGTGGGTTTATGGTTAGAACGATTTGAAAGGGGCAAACGCCCCTTTACTTTCTTTCGCGATTGTTACAATACACTACTTATACGGCGATTTGATGATGTCTGGAGGACACTGATCTGTTCTCTGATCCCTCCGGTCTGTTTCTCTCCCTCTCACTTCCAATCAGCCAACTGAACGTCCTCCTCAGATAAGCCTTGTGACTTGGTTGCTCCAGCCCCCGTTGCTCTCTGGGCAAAGGGACTGCGCGCTCAGAAAAACTTCTTAAAAACGAGCTCGGATTCTTTGAACCGTTCCCCCATCTTTCTGATTTCGACCTGCGCCCTACATCATTCACAGAACCGCCCGGCTTCGACCCCGCTGGCGGCGCATTAGAAGTGGACGTCGTCTGCAAATGATGGCCGGCTACAAAGCTGCAGCTCCTGTGCAATCCAGGAGTGAGCCCACGAGGCGTAGCGATGTACCACTCCGTTGGCTGCTCCATCTCCTTCTGTACCATCACCAACGAGTGCCCCGTCGAATCGTGGCTCGCCTCCGGAGCTTCGTTATTTCCATTGTCGACAACGATTGTGACCTGCTCGGGTGGCGTCTGCGGCTCGACGGTGGCCATGGGAGTGGAGTCGTCTCCAGGCACAAGGCTCACTCGGCAGACCGGGCACGTTGTGTGAGAACATAGCCACATGTCGATGCACTCCGGGTGAAAAGCGTGGCTGCACTTGGGAAGCAACCGCACCATATCCTCGTCCCCGAAGTCGCTGAGGCAGACGGTGCACTCCGTCCCCTTCGCCTGCGATTTTAGCCCTTTCACCAGACTGTAGCTGAATACTGGAAAACTCTCGATGACAGTCCGCTCCAGGCCCCTCATATTGTTATTGGCACGCGGTCGTCGGAAAGCTCTACTACCTTCCTCGACGTTCAAGCGGCGGCAGATGCAGATAAAGAAAACCATTATAAAGAAAAGGAAGCTGAACAACCCCACGATGAGGATCGCTAGTGAGGGATTGAAGTTGTAGTTGTTGTAATTCGTACCGGGACTACCATATGGATTGTAATTCGTACCGGGACTACCATATGGGTTGTAATCTGCCAAACTCACAACTTCCAATGACGGAGTAGAAGTCAGATTGCTGATAAAGAAAGAGTTTCCCTTGTCAGGCGATGAAATAAAATTCTCCATTTTTCCCACAAACGTCGGTATTCTGTTCTCTATAAACAACTTCCAGTCACACACAACTGAATTCTGTGAAACCAAATTGGGTTGCAGCTAAATTGCATAGAAACAATTACTGAATGAAGGGGATTTAATACCGATCCAATACATGGTACTCAATTTCATTGTTTTTTTATTGCTTTCATTACCCTCCACATTTTTATCATATCATCTGGATATATATTCCCTTTTCAATGTATGCACCTAAATGCATTTCACAGGTGTCAAATACAGAGACCGCAATTAAAATAAGAGCCTTCAAGTTACAGTCATGTTCAAGCAACGCCTTCTTTGACTCTATATCCCTTCTGCAAACCTTCTAGATAATTTCCTTTGATGTGGTCCCGATAGAGCCAAGAAAACTTTCCCAAATTATTCAAACCAAGAAAACGTGGATTCTGCCCAAGGAAAAAACGACCCAAGTGAAATGCACAACCTGAGTTAGATAACAGCTATGCCCAGATGAAAATTACTTGATTTATCCTctgaaaaatgataaaaaatctTCACAAATATCTTCTCTCTAGAAAACGATAACTCGTGATCGACCAGAACGTTCGATGAAGCTCTGGCGGGCTGATGTGGGGAGGTTAACTTCCAGTCTTTTTCACACGGAGGAGAGGCGTGTTTGGCATATCATAACAAACGTGATCTTATCTGTTCATTACAAACGTCATCACAGCATTTTATTACGAATTCAATGAACAACCAGTGTCCAGGTGCATCAATGAGGACCTCCGTGTGGCCACCACGTAGACATCAGACTTTTGTACTTCATTAACAAAGAGTTTACTTTTTAATCCATCTGCAATCCATCTATCTTCATTAATAAACCAGAAAACCAAAACCCACATGACGTATCTAGTAACTGGCTGCACTATTTTCTTAATGATAAATCACTGCTTTGAAAAGTTGACAGACTGAATTATTCTTAGCAGTAATAGTAACCAGACAAATCACATATATCTTGAAAGAACAGCAACTGTTTTAATAATTGAGGCTGACACAAAAAGACAGGTCTTACAGATTCCCTTACGTTGTTGCTTAATTAAGACAAATTTAACTGTATTTAATTGTCTCTTTGAGAGTTTCCTGAGTTGATTAATCCAATATACTGAATTGGGCAATACGTAAGCCGCctgttttgaattttgttttgtagATTCTTCAATGGGTTAGGTGAGCAGCGAGCCT
This genomic stretch from Cryptomeria japonica chromosome 8, Sugi_1.0, whole genome shotgun sequence harbors:
- the LOC131053560 gene encoding RING-H2 finger protein ATL32, translating into MENFISSPDKGNSFFISNLTSTPSLEVVSLADYNPYGSPGTNYNPYGSPGTNYNNYNFNPSLAILIVGLFSFLFFIMVFFICICRRLNVEEGSRAFRRPRANNNMRGLERTVIESFPVFSYSLVKGLKSQAKGTECTVCLSDFGDEDMVRLLPKCSHAFHPECIDMWLCSHTTCPVCRVSLVPGDDSTPMATVEPQTPPEQVTIVVDNGNNEAPEASHDSTGHSLVMVQKEMEQPTEWYIATPRGLTPGLHRSCSFVAGHHLQTTSTSNAPPAGSKPGGSVNDVGRRSKSERWGNGSKNPSSFLRSFSERAVPLPREQRGLEQPSHKAYLRRTFSWLIGSERERNRPEGSENRSVSSRHHQIAV